From the Deltaproteobacteria bacterium genome, the window GAGCCCGACGTTGTTCATGGGCGGCGCGAGTATAACCGCGCCCGCGGCTCTGGTAGCATCCGGTGCGAACCGGAGGGAGGAAGAGATGTCGGCCCAGCGTGAGCTTCGTTTCGCAGTCATCGGCGCGGGAATGTCGGGGATCCTCTCGGCCATCAAGCTCGAGGAGGCCGGTCTCACCAACTACGCGATCTACGAGAAGACCGAGCGGCTCGGCGGGACCTGGCGCGAGAACACCTACCCCGGCGTGGCCTGCGACGTGCCATCGCACCTGTACACCTATTCCTTCGAGCCGAACCCGAACTGGACGCAGCACTTCGCGTCGGGCGGTGAGATCCAGAAGTACTTCGAGGGCGTCGCCAGCAAGTACGGCGTCGACAAGCAGATCCAGTACGGGCAGGAGCTCGCGCGAGCCGAGTTCCGCGACGGTCGCTGGCAGCTCGAGATGAAGTCCGGCCTTCGCGATCAGGCCGACGTGGTGATCGCGGCGACGGGCGTCCTGCACCACCCATCGCTGCCCGAGATCGCGGGGCTCGGCAGCTTCAAGGGCGCCTGCTTCCACAGCGCGCGTTGGGACCACCGGGCGAAGCTCGACGGCGCGCGCGTGGGCGTGATCGGCACCGGCTCGACGGCGGTGCAGATCGTCTCCGCGCTGGTCGACCGGGTGGCGAAGATCTCGGTGTTCCAGCGCACCCCGCAGTGGGTGATGGCGCACGAGAACCTGCCCTACAGCGAGGCGGAGCGGGAGAACTTCCGCCGCAATCCGCAGCTTCTGCGCGAGATGCACGCGAACATGTCCAGCCTGTTCGCCGGCATGTTCGCCAACGCCGTGGTCGACGCGAACTCCGCCGCGATCCAGGCGATCGAGGCCGCTTGTCTCGCGAACCTCGAGAACAACGTGAAGGACCCGGTGCTGCGCGAGAAGCTGCGGCCGAGCTACCGCGCGGCCTGCAAGCGGCTGATCTTCTCGCCCGACTTCTACACGGCGATCCAGAAGCCGAACGCGGAGCTCGTGACCGACGCGATCGAGCGGATCGAGCCCGCGGGCGTGCGCACGAAGGACGGGCGGCTGCACGAGCTCGACGTTCTCGTGCTCGCGACCGGCTTCCGCGTGGATCGCTTCATGCGGCCCGCGCAGATCGTCGGACGCGGCGGGCTCGCGCTCGACGAGGCCTGGGCAAAGCGGCCCAGTGCGTACCTGGCGATCTCGATCCCCGATTTCCCGAACCTGTTCATGCTGAACGGACCCAACGGCCCGGTCGGGAACTTCTCGCTGATCGAGGTCGCGGAGCTGCAGTTCGGCTACATCCTGCAGCTCGTCGAGCAGCTCCGCTCCGGAGCGTGTCGCGAGATCAGCCCAAAGCGCGACGTGACGGAGAAATACGAGGCCGAGCGAAGCGAAGCGGCGAAGAACAGCATCTGGACCACGGGCTGCCGCAGCTGGTACCTCGACGACCGCGGAATTCCCGGCAGCTGGCCGTGGCCGTTCGATCGCTTCCGCGCCGAGATGGCCCGGCCCAAGCTCGAGAGCTTCGAACGCGTGAGCTGATCGCGCGTACGACAGGCGTGCCGGGATCGGCACATTTGCGACAGGCGTGAAGCGACGCAAAGCCGCGGAGCGGCGAGCCCGATAAGCCTCGAATGCCGCGCACATGGCTGCTGCGCATGCGAGCGTTTCCCTGGGGTGCGAACGCGCTGGTCGCGGTTGCATATCTGATCGCCGCGCAGCTGGCCTGGCTCACGCCGACTTGCGCCGACGGAATCGCGCCGATCTGGCCGGCGGAGGGCGTCGCTCTGGCCGGCGCGCTGATCTGGGGCGCGCGCGCGTGGCCCGGGCTGTTCGTCGCGATCGCGGGCACGGGCTTGCTCATGCCCACCGCGCTGCTGGAGCCGCTTCCGCGCCTGCTCGCCGCGCTCGCGTACGGGGTTGGCGCGACGCTCGCGACCCTCGCCGGTGCGCGCCTCGCGCGCTTCGCCGCGTCGGGCCGCGACATCCGCGGGCTCGACGCCTTGCCGTGGATCCTGGTCGTGGCCGCCCCAGCGACGGCGCTTCTCTGCGCCTCGTACGGGACCGGCCTGATGTACCTGGCGGGTGCCACTCCGCGCGACGTCGTGCTCGAAACCGTTCTCGCCTGGGCGAAGTCGGAGCTGCTCGGGGGCATGGCCTTCACGCCGATCGCGCTGGCGCTGCTCGGAGCGCGCACGGGCTGGACGGTGCGTGTCGCCGCCGTCATCGGCATCGCCGCGAGCCTCGCGGGCTGGGGCGCGCTCAACCGACTCGAGGTCGACGCCGCGGCGCACCGTCTGGAGAACGCGGCCGTCGAGCGCTCGCTCTCGATCCAGCGCGGGTTCGCGGTCGTGAGCGACGCGCTCGACGCCCTGGCGGGGCTCTACGACGCCTCCGCGACCGTCTCGCCCGACGAGTTCGAGGCGTTCAGCGACCGCCTGCTGGACCACGCCTGGTCGGTGCAGGCGTTCGCGTTCGCCGAGCGCTCGGTTCGCGCCGGCGAAGTCCACTTCGCCATCTCCGCCATCTCGCCCCGCACGGAGAACGAGCCGCTCCTGGGCTACGAGCTGACCTCGTCCCCCGAGATCGCGGGTGCGATCGAGAAGGCGATGCTCGCGCGCGACATCGCGGCCTCGCCCGCAATCCTTCTGCCGCACGAGGTCGACGCGAAGCCGACGCACCTGATGCTGATGCCGATCTACGACGGGGGGAACGACCCGTTCGCAGGCGTCGGAGAGCTGCGCGGCTTCGCGCTCGCGATCGTGAAGATCGGTCCGCTGATCGACGAGCTTCTGGCCGACTGGCTTCCCGTCGGGCTGGACATCCTGGTGACCGACGCACCCGGCCCCGAAGCGCGCGTGGTGCACCTGGGCTGGGACAGCACGCGCGAGACGCCGCTCGGGCCGGAGGACGCGACGCGCATGCTCTCGCTCTCGCCGGAGCAGGCGATCCGCAACTCGCTGTACTTCGGCGACCGCAGCCTGCCGTCGGTCTGGGCGCCGGCTCCCGCCTTCGTCGCCGCCACGCGATCCTGGAACCCGCTCGCGGCGCTGATCGTCGGCTGGGTGATCACGGCGCTGCTCTCGAGCTGGCTGCACCTGGTCGGCGAGCGCACGCGCCGGATCGAGGAGCTGGTGCTGGAGCGCACGCGCGAGCTGGCCGAGACGAACGCGTCGCTTTCGGCGGCCAACCGCGCCAAGAGCGAGTTTCTGGCCAACGTGAGCCACGAGGTCCGCACGCCGATGACGGCGATTCTCGGCTTCGCCGACTCGCTGGCCGAGCAGGATGTCGGCGCCTCCGAACGCGCGGAGCTGGTCGACATCATCCGCCGCAACGGCCGCCACCTGCTCGCAATACTGAACGACGTGCTCGACCTGTCGAAGATCGAGGCCGGACGCATGCGCGTGGAGCGGATCCCGTGCTCGCTGCGCCAGATCGTCGACGAGACGCTCTCGCTCCTGCGAGTACGCGCCGAGCAGAAGGGCCTGGAGCTGCACGTGGAGTGGGCGCTTCCGCTGCCCGCGCGGATCCAGAGCGACCCGGTGCGCTTCCGGCAGATCCTGAACAACCTGGTCGGCAACGCGATCAAGTTCACGGAGTCGGGCTCGGTGCGCGTCCGTGTCGGGCTCTCGGACGACCAGCTCGTGGTCGACGTCGTCGACACCGGAGTCGGCATGACCGGCGAGCAGATCGCACGGATCTTCCAGCCGTTCACGCAGGCCGATGCTTCGACCACCCGCCGCTTCGGTGGCACGGGTCTGGGACTCGCCATCTCCAGACGCATGGCGCAGCTGCTGGGCGGCGACATCGAGGCGAGCTCGGTGCACGGCTCGGGCAGCCATTTCCGCGTCTCGCTCGATCCCGGATCGCTCGCGGGCGTGGAGTGGCTGGCCGAGGTCGCTGCGCCGCCCGCACCCGCTGCGCCGACGGTGGAGACGACGGCGCCCGCGCTACTGCGCGGCCGGATCCTGCTGGCCGAGGACACCCCGGACTCGCGCAGGCTCGTGCGCCACCATCTGGAGCGCGCGGGCCTGCGCGTCGCCGTCGCCGAGAACGGCGTCGAGGTGCACCGGATGGCGCTCGAAGCGCTGCTCGCGGGCGAGCCCTACGACGTGGTGCTGATGGACATGCAGATGCCCGAAATGGACGGCTACCAGGCCACGTCGCGCCTGCGCGAAGAGGGCTACCGCGGCCCGATCGTCGCGCTCACCGCGCACGCGATGACCGGCGAGCGCGAGAAGTGCATCGCCGCCGGCTGCGACGACTACGCCACCAAGCCGATCGACCGCGCAACGCTTCTCGCGACGATCGCGCTGCACCTGGAGAAGGGGAGCTGCTCGGCTCGGCAAAGCTGAGACCTCAGGCGACCTCGCGGTGCGGCGGATCGCGCGGCCCTTCACGGCCGCGCAGAGCGCGGGACCGGCACGCCCGCGTCGCGCAGGATCGCCGTGAGCGTGCGCTTCATCAGCGCGCGCACCCTCGCGACGGAGTGTCCCCGGCCGTGGCGCAGATGGGCCCAGAGCAGCGGGGCCATCGTCGCGGACATCGCCTCTAGCACGTCCGCCCGCTCTGGCGCGGGCAGGCCCTCGAGCTCGCGGCGGAACAGCCGCTCCACATCCTGGTGTTGGAGTCGCAGTCCGTCCTGCGAGACGCGCACGGCCTGCTCCGCGGCGGGGCCGAGCAGCGCCTGCGCCGTGAGCGCGCGCGAGAACGGCGCCGTGGCTTCCAGGAACCTCGCGCGGACCCGCACCAGCTCGTCGATCCTGCGCGCGATCGGCTCGCGCTCGGAGATCTCCTCCAGGAACGGCGCGCAGCGCTGCATTCCCACTTCGACCATGGTGTCGTAGAGCTCCGCGAGATCCGCGAAGTGGTTGAAGATCGACCGGCGCGAGACGCCCGCGCGCTCGGCCACCTGATCTGCGCTGGGCTGGAGCACCCCCTCTTGCAGGAGGTCCAGACAGGCCTCACAGATGGCCAGGCGCGACTGGGCCGTCCGGCTCGGCCGGCCGAGGTCGTCCACGGCGTTCGAGGACATCGCGGCTAGCGGAGCTCCAAGCCCTCGAGTTTCGCGTCGGCACGCCAGTTCGCCAGGATGCCGAAGAACTCGATCGAGCCGCCGCCGTAGAAGCCGTTCTGCACCGACAGCTCCGAGCTC encodes:
- a CDS encoding response regulator, which codes for MPRTWLLRMRAFPWGANALVAVAYLIAAQLAWLTPTCADGIAPIWPAEGVALAGALIWGARAWPGLFVAIAGTGLLMPTALLEPLPRLLAALAYGVGATLATLAGARLARFAASGRDIRGLDALPWILVVAAPATALLCASYGTGLMYLAGATPRDVVLETVLAWAKSELLGGMAFTPIALALLGARTGWTVRVAAVIGIAASLAGWGALNRLEVDAAAHRLENAAVERSLSIQRGFAVVSDALDALAGLYDASATVSPDEFEAFSDRLLDHAWSVQAFAFAERSVRAGEVHFAISAISPRTENEPLLGYELTSSPEIAGAIEKAMLARDIAASPAILLPHEVDAKPTHLMLMPIYDGGNDPFAGVGELRGFALAIVKIGPLIDELLADWLPVGLDILVTDAPGPEARVVHLGWDSTRETPLGPEDATRMLSLSPEQAIRNSLYFGDRSLPSVWAPAPAFVAATRSWNPLAALIVGWVITALLSSWLHLVGERTRRIEELVLERTRELAETNASLSAANRAKSEFLANVSHEVRTPMTAILGFADSLAEQDVGASERAELVDIIRRNGRHLLAILNDVLDLSKIEAGRMRVERIPCSLRQIVDETLSLLRVRAEQKGLELHVEWALPLPARIQSDPVRFRQILNNLVGNAIKFTESGSVRVRVGLSDDQLVVDVVDTGVGMTGEQIARIFQPFTQADASTTRRFGGTGLGLAISRRMAQLLGGDIEASSVHGSGSHFRVSLDPGSLAGVEWLAEVAAPPAPAAPTVETTAPALLRGRILLAEDTPDSRRLVRHHLERAGLRVAVAENGVEVHRMALEALLAGEPYDVVLMDMQMPEMDGYQATSRLREEGYRGPIVALTAHAMTGEREKCIAAGCDDYATKPIDRATLLATIALHLEKGSCSARQS
- a CDS encoding NAD(P)/FAD-dependent oxidoreductase; translation: MSAQRELRFAVIGAGMSGILSAIKLEEAGLTNYAIYEKTERLGGTWRENTYPGVACDVPSHLYTYSFEPNPNWTQHFASGGEIQKYFEGVASKYGVDKQIQYGQELARAEFRDGRWQLEMKSGLRDQADVVIAATGVLHHPSLPEIAGLGSFKGACFHSARWDHRAKLDGARVGVIGTGSTAVQIVSALVDRVAKISVFQRTPQWVMAHENLPYSEAERENFRRNPQLLREMHANMSSLFAGMFANAVVDANSAAIQAIEAACLANLENNVKDPVLREKLRPSYRAACKRLIFSPDFYTAIQKPNAELVTDAIERIEPAGVRTKDGRLHELDVLVLATGFRVDRFMRPAQIVGRGGLALDEAWAKRPSAYLAISIPDFPNLFMLNGPNGPVGNFSLIEVAELQFGYILQLVEQLRSGACREISPKRDVTEKYEAERSEAAKNSIWTTGCRSWYLDDRGIPGSWPWPFDRFRAEMARPKLESFERVS
- a CDS encoding TetR/AcrR family transcriptional regulator; protein product: MSSNAVDDLGRPSRTAQSRLAICEACLDLLQEGVLQPSADQVAERAGVSRRSIFNHFADLAELYDTMVEVGMQRCAPFLEEISEREPIARRIDELVRVRARFLEATAPFSRALTAQALLGPAAEQAVRVSQDGLRLQHQDVERLFRRELEGLPAPERADVLEAMSATMAPLLWAHLRHGRGHSVARVRALMKRTLTAILRDAGVPVPRSARP